DNA from Triticum aestivum cultivar Chinese Spring chromosome 7D, IWGSC CS RefSeq v2.1, whole genome shotgun sequence:
ACAATTTTGTGGTTAAAAAGCAGGCAAGAATGTGCTGCAGCTGCGCTTGCTGTGGCGCCTGAATCGCACGCAGCTGTAGGGTTCCCCGTCAGTGTGCTTGCAAAACGGCAATGATTGTACTACCTGGTGATGGGATCGAATCGAATCAGATGTGTAGGCACTCCAAGAATCTATTGGGTCAACCGACCGTTTGTGTCATCATGGCATGCCGCCTGGTCCAATGTCCATGCATGCAGGGCTCCCTGTGTCCTGACGAAGCTTCACTCGTCATCGGTTTCAGCGGCCTCCGTTGGACCACCCGTGCACTCTTTCCGCTGGTGAAGCTCCAGCATCTTTACCTCCGGGTGGCATAGCCCTGGATGAGTGCAGATAGAAACCCGTTAGCATTTATGAATGCGTGTTCTAGTAATAAAGTCAATAGCCCTGGGGCAGATAAAATGTGACTGACAGATCCATATTTCATCAAGCGCTTCTGCTCTGGTAAAGTCGGCTGAAGATAGACTGGACTAGTTAAGGAAATGACCTGAGCATTTTGGAATGTCCCAGACAGCAATTGAGGATGCTGTGCACTCAGGTTCGCAGAGAGCATGGGTGTTCTCGTGGTTGACGTTCATAGCAAGCATCCAGGATCCAATAGTAACATCCTCGTTGTTGAACATCCGGAAACTGGACAAATATAGGTAAGAATATGTTAGACAAACAGATATATGGTCCAGTTTGTGGTTTGACAATTATGCAAATTTGATGCTGTTCCTATGTGAGAATCCGGTTCACAATATTTTGTAAAGTTTCCGAGTTAGAAACTGTCAATTTCCTTGATTCGACTATAACCTACTATAGGCTTAAGGATTATTAACCTCAACATAACAATTGCGACTCTTTCCTGTGGCTCTAACTAGACCAGACACAGGAAAAGGAAGTTCACCTAGCCACATCACTTACTAATACATGAAAGAGACATGACCACACTCCCTATCCATCTCTGGTATAACTTTCACGCTTTGGCATATGCTTTCAGCATGAGGGAATCTGGCCATAACTAACATATCTCAAAATATTCCAGCCTGTAGGAGGAATGTTCCCTGTCAAGACTTGTTTTCAATTTCAAACTGACACTAGGGACTGAAAAAATGTTTTAAGCTCGTTGCCAAGCAGTCAATTTCAAACGGACACCAGGGGAGTGAAAAAATGTTTTAAGCCCGTTGCCAAGCAGTAGGGCATTTTGCTGGCACTTCATGACTATATATTAGCATGACTACTTGGTAGTTGGTGCTAGGGGCGAATTGCACCACACCATCGGAAAGATAATTCAAGTTGTGAAGTGCCATTCATGTGTCACTAACATGTGGCCCCAGGGCACTTTTTAGGTATACATCTTTCTGTGGTACCAAGTTAAAAAAAATCTTGGTACTAGTTGGCATGCTAAGACCCAAAAAATAATATTTACTGGTACAGTTTGGCGAGTTTTAGAATACTTACCTGTTGTTTCTCAGAGCAACTAAGCTTGCCACCACATCAGCTGATAAAGCATAAATAGGCCCATATGCATGAAGGAAGTATTCTGATCCAAGTAGGAAGGACTGTGGCTCATACCTGCGTTCATCAAAAGAGAACAATCAAAACAATAAGCAGGCAGCGACAAGTGCTACACAGTATAATTGCCCAGGTGAGCGTTCGCAAATACAAAAAAACATATGGTATGAATTGCGCTCTTGTTCCCTCAACTTGTACACCGTATGTTTTATGTACCCCTAAACTTGCAGTTGCATTTCTCAGGTTCTTAACCAGTTAACCACACAATTTTTCTCTAAGTTCGCACTGTTTTTCTtagacagccccccccccccccccacccccaccggaTCCAGTTATTAAATGGAAACACATCTACACAGGCAGGTTCAAACAGTAACAAATCCAGGAACATACAAACCATAAGGCTGAATACAAGAAGAACGGATGAACTCGACTACAAATTGTTAACCAGCAGCTTTGCGCTTTCGGCCTTTTATCCTGACTCACTACCCCTATGGTCACATTGTCAGAGCAATATTTTAATCCTGCGGGAATGTTTTTGGATCCCATGCAGCCGGTCCTTTTGTCCAGATATAATCCAACTGTTGTAAATTTAGGCAGAACCATAACTACACATTTTGCATCACATTTGTTCTTATTCTAAACCATGAGCAAAGGGATTCACCAAGTACATAATTTTCAAAAACTGCATCGACGTTTGCTTCATTATTCTAAACCCTGAGCAAAGGGGTTCACCAAGTACTGGTATGTCGTATTGTGTTTGATATATCAGTGATACCAAACACATATGGCCTTAAGCTACTTTAGTACTACTACCACTTTTCAAACGTGTGTTAGCAGTAGAGAAAACTGTTTTACTTCAGGTATCACAAATaaattgcaaggttcaaattctaaCTGATAGAACCGTTAATATTCAGTGAAATAACAGATTGAGTTACAAAAGTGTTGATCCAAGTGATACAAATAAAGTTCAGAGATAGGATCATATCAAATTGCAAGGTCACCCACGTTTCACCAAATGATTCAACCATGTTTTGGCAAATTACTCACCAAATAGAAGTTCAGAGATAGGATCATATCAAGTGATACCTAACTAACACAAATATCAATTGGCTCCAACAAATGTTTCACCCATGTTTTGGCAATTTACTCATATCACAGCATGTAGCTAGCTAATATCGGTTGAGCTTACATCAAGTCATCAAATAAGCTATAGTTTCACTCCTTAACTACAGATATGAGCGGCAGAAAGTTATCTTTGCACTATGCATTCACCTTTTGACCATACTTGCACAAAATTCACTATCGTGAACGATAGAACTCCTAGTCAGCATAATAATATATCCAATTATCCACACATAACCAACTTTCTCCCGGCCATTACATACATGTCCATGCTAGTAGTACATACCCTATTCACTGAGAACAACAAGCTGCTTAATATTCCTAAAATGATCGAGAGGAGATCATTATCAAACTTTCCCAACATCACTTAGACCTCCTACAACTGATTAGGCAATAAGGTTTGTACTCACAGATTGTTATTAAGCTTTATTTTCCGAAATTACTTAGGCCTCCTACAGCTGAAGCTAAAACTTGAAGAAGCATTGCCATTCAGttgcattatttatttatttttacaaaTTGCCATTTCTAATTTTTTTACTACTAACTTACTTACACTGGAACATTATCTTATAGTTGATCCAGACATTTAAAAATATATAAGCAATCAAAGTTAGATATATTTAACCAGAAAAGATACAGAAGAGACGAGTACATTGGATCAGAGGGAGCAGAACTTGACAAAATAAAGGTAGAGAACATGAAAATTCTCTAAGCCAAACCAACTCTGAACAGATTTTGTATCCAGAAGCATTAACCTATTCTAAACAGTCCAGTACCTCATTCCATGCTAACCATTGCATTCCCTTCCAATACTCGAGCACAATTGTTGGCTCTAAAAGAAACATATCTCAGGAAGCTCAGAACTTAACTATGAAAAAAATGCAGATATGAAAGTACTAGACCCAATCCAAAACAGTCAGCGCTAAACATAGAAAAACAAATTTAGGCCCTTACAGCAAATATTGCCTACTAGACCAATCCAAGTGAGCCCCACTACTTCTTTATATCCTATGATATGAAAGTACTAGATCCAATCCAAAACAGTTATCAGCGCTGAACATGGGAAAAAAATAGGCCCTTATGGCAAATGTTGCCCACTAGACCAATCCATGTGAGCTCCACTGCTTCCATATCTCCTATGATAGGTGAAACAAGGATCACTGACGGCATCACTCCTTGCCCACCAGACAATGCCAACCATTTTGGTTTCAGATAACTATTACGAATCTTAACACAAATACTTGTGAGACCATAAGACTACAGTTTTGATGCACTACTGTTATGCCGTAGAAAAAAAATCACTTTTGGTTCAGGTTTTGCAAtattagctactccctccgtccggaaatacttgtcggagaaatggataaaaatggacgtatctagaattaaaatacatctagagaCATCCATTCCTccaacaagtatttccgaacggagggagtactttccaTATATTTAGCATGTAACAGCATGTATTGCTTCTTAGAGTTAGACATCCTTCACAAGGAAAAGTGTTAGGTAAAAAATGAAAAGAAGAAACTAACCATTTCAATTTGGGATCAGTAAAAACAGGTCCCTTCTTCATGCATCCAATGTATGTTTGTGTATGTGTACGTTCCTTGGCCAAGAGCAAGGAGAGTCTATCTGCAGGTTAGAAATTGATGATGAAAGTGCCAACCTTACAAAAAGAAAATTGTGTATGTTGGTCAAAGCCACTAAGAGCATATATCTTGGATGTTGTCAGTTTCTTGCTCACCTGGTCTCAAGTAAATGTCATCATCAGCTTTAACATAGAAATCAGAATCGAACAACGCATAGGCAGCCTTAAAGAATGCTAACCTAAAACATAAGATCAAATCAGTTCCCATATGAAGAGATAACATAATGATATGATACTAGCTATACTGTTTACGTTTTGTATGGAAGCCTGCTATACTCCTCCTCGAGATCTAAAAGCACAAAATCATCATATTCTTCAACCTCTCTTTCAAGAGCTGCCATCTTAGACTTGTCATTGCTTTTGCCGATCACGAATCTGAATGCCAGACCAGTAGCTTCCTCCAACCTGCATTAAAGTGGACATGATGAGAATTGCAAGAGCACTTAAGCGACATCATCACTGGATAGAAACCAAAATAAAAAATAGTTGTGACAATCATCAAGCAACAGAACTTGGGCACGTTTACCACTAGAACTCTAGAAGCAAATGTACAAATTCCCTGTACAGAACAATAGATTGTCCAACTTCATGCATCATTCTTCGAACTCAGGAAAGAAACTAATTAATCACTATTTATCAGTAGTAGTGAGAAGAGTGCAGCAATTCAAAAGGATCAATACGTTCTTCTAGATTGATTCCGCTAAAATCATGAGTATATCGCAAACTCGCAGGAGTTATGTCTAAGAGAACCACCAATGCCTAAGAATTAGCAAGTCTGATGCCACAGCAGATAACTCACAATCAAACTCAAGGAGCAAACATAGAAACAAATGAATCCAATATCCATATGATCGACAGGGTGAACTTTCCATATGAATGAATGAATGAGCTAGCTATCGATCTTAAAATTCAAGTGACCAGCAATGACTTATGTTACTGACTGAGAATTATAATAGCCACAGGATGATTTGAATACGCCGCAGTCAAAATCTAGATCACAGAAATGGACAAACGGAATGTTAGGCAACCGAACCAGATCAACAGTTCAGCACTAAAGCTAGATCTCGAGCAACACAAGCGAACATGAACCAGGAAGCTGTGGTACCAGCGACAACTAACCGAAGGAGACCCTGCCGATCGGAGGGGAGCCACGTCCGCCTGAGCGCGCGGCGGCGGCCGACGGAGCCGAACCCGGTGAAGATCCCGACGAAGGCCATGACCTTGTGCCTGCCGCGCGATCCGGTGGCGAGGCCCGCCGGGAGGTCGGTGGCGCCGCCCGCGGCATCCCCGGGGCGCCGGTCCCAGGCGACGGAGACGGAGAGCGGGTGCGAGGAGTCCGGGCAGCGgccccgcggggcctcggcgggcgCCCGGGAGAGGGAGACCGCGGCGGCGAGGAACCCGGCGAGgccgaagaggaggcaggccgcggagacggccggcgaggagaggaggcggcggagcgaggAGCGGCGGGAGGCTGCGGCGGCCGAGGAGGAGAACACCTTGGGCGAGCTGGGCATGGCTGCGGCGGCGCCGCGCGCGCTGCCGCGGATTTGGCGGGCGGGATGGGGGGCGACGCCGCGTGCTGCGGCCGgtgccgaggcggcggcggcgtcagaTCGGAGCAGGTAGAGTGGTGGCGGAGCGGGTAGGGGCGCGACAGTGTGACGGCCTCGGCCGTTTTGCTTTGTGTTGGTGTAGTGTGACTGACTGGAATGTGTGCTGGGCTGGGCTTGGTCTAGAAGTCTAAACTTTTTTTTAGGAGCAATTTAGAGACATAAAACGAAATCACATTGCGtaaaaaaatttaaacaaaatcaCTAGTTAAGGGAAACCATTTCGAAAGCTTTGTGGTAAATTCATGTTTGACCTAAGATCAAGGTCTTCTGGTGGAGGGTGCTCAAAGGTTTTCTCGCTGTGGAGGTCGAGTTATTATGAAGACATGTTAGCGAGGAGTCACATTGTCCGTTATGCGGGCATAGCAATGAGACGATTTTTCATGCGCTTATGAAATGTGGTCATGGATTGCAGTTTCTTTGGCGTAAACCTTCCTCAGCTGCACCCATTAGTTTGGGCCAAAAGATCTGCTAGATCCCACGTTCATCAACAGAGACACTGCCGCCGTTGCAGTTTATGTGAATCTGTGATGTCGGCAGTCTGGAACAACCAGAATAAATACATTCACAAAGAGATGGTATATCAACTGAAGTGGTCGATGGAGGTGATAGGAGCTTATAAGAGTGTTTGACATCCCATCGAGTTCCCATGCTATGCCACCAGCGAGAGCTAGATGGCGACCACCGGGGGATGGATGTGTAAAATAAATACAGATGGTGTTGTTGATGCAAAAGGGTGTGCGAGCGCTAGTACGGTTGCTCGAGATTGTATGGGTATAATGTATAATCCTATCAGGCAGGTGCATGAGATATCCAGGAGTTGCTGATCCATTTGTCATAGAAGCATTAGCATGTAGAGATGCACTTCTCTTTGCAGTCGAGCATGGCTGGATAACGATTACTATTGAGATAGATTGCAAAGCACCGGTGGAAGACTAGAAGCAAGGACTTGATCGGTTCATTAGAGGACACATCATCAGAGAGATGCGTACTAATCTATCATCTTTTCAGGGATGCGAACTACGGTTCGCTGGGAGGGTTGCA
Protein-coding regions in this window:
- the LOC123167115 gene encoding probable beta-1,3-galactosyltransferase 14, translated to MPSSPKVFSSSAAAASRRSSLRRLLSSPAVSAACLLFGLAGFLAAAVSLSRAPAEAPRGRCPDSSHPLSVSVAWDRRPGDAAGGATDLPAGLATGSRGRHKVMAFVGIFTGFGSVGRRRALRRTWLPSDRQGLLRLEEATGLAFRFVIGKSNDKSKMAALEREVEEYDDFVLLDLEEEYSRLPYKTLAFFKAAYALFDSDFYVKADDDIYLRPDRLSLLLAKERTHTQTYIGCMKKGPVFTDPKLKWYEPQSFLLGSEYFLHAYGPIYALSADVVASLVALRNNSFRMFNNEDVTIGSWMLAMNVNHENTHALCEPECTASSIAVWDIPKCSGLCHPEVKMLELHQRKECTGGPTEAAETDDE